One genomic window of Phalacrocorax aristotelis chromosome 21, bGulAri2.1, whole genome shotgun sequence includes the following:
- the SORT1 gene encoding sortilin isoform X1, with protein MGPRGAARLALAAAMAAVAAAVAALGPRDRVPRGGGLAAAAGGEACGSLRGVPAALGNNTHQCVFDDLSGSVSLSWVGDSTGVILVLTTFQVPLVIMSFGQSKLYRSEDYGKTFKDITSLINNTFIRTEFGMAIGPENSGKVILTGDISGSSRGGRIFRSSDFAKNFVQTDLPFHPLVQITYHPQNSDCLLALSTENGLWVSKDFGEKWEEIHKAVCLAKWGANDTIFFTTYLNNSCKADLGLLELKKTSDFGKTFKVIGTKIYSFGLGGRFLFASVMTEKGTTRRIHVSLDQGETWNMAQLPSVGHEQFYSILAANDDLVFMHVDEPGDTGFGTIYTSDDRGIVYSKSLERHLYTTTGGETDFTNVTSLRGIYITSVLSEDNSIQSVITFDRGGEWVPLRKPKNTTCDSTARSKEECSLHIHASYSISQKLNVPMAPLSEPNAVGIVIAHGSVGGAISVMSPDVYISDDGGYTWARMLEGPHHYAILDSGGLIVAIEHTSQPVNVIEFSTDEGQCWYKYAFSKDPIFFTGLASEPGARSMNVSIWGFRGNFLSRKWVSYTIDFSELLSRTCEDKDYTIWLAHSSDPSDPSDGCILGYKEQYRRLRKSSVCQNGRDYMVTKQPSVCPCTLEDFLCDFGYYRPENQSVCVEQPELKGHDLEFCLYGRQELLKTSGYRKIPGDKCSGGESPSRKETDMKKKCTSNFLNPSQLVASTSSTPIILAVVAVLLVTAVAGVLLIKKYVCGGRFLVHRYSVLRQHAEANGVEGMDALDPGTPAGKGGYHDDSDEDLLE; from the exons TGCGTCTTCGACGACCTCAGCGGCTCCGTGTCACTCTCCTGGGTGGGCGACAGCACGGGG gtCATCCTTGTCCTGACGACGTTCCAGGTGCCGCTGGTCATCATGAGCTTCGGGCAGTCCAAGCTCTACCGCAG CGAGGACTATGGGAAAACCTTCAAGGATATCACCAGCCTCATCAACAACACCTTCATCCGGACTGAGTTTGGCATGGCCATCGGCCCGGAGAACTCGGGGAAG GTCATCCTGACAGGCGACATCTCCGGCAGCAGCCGCGGCGGCAGGATCTTCCGCTCATCCGATTTTGCCAAGAACTTCGTCCAGACGGATCTGCCCTTCCATCCCCTGGTGCAGATCACCTACCACCCCCAAAACTCGGACTGCCTGCTGGCCCTCAGCACCGAG AACGGCCTCTGGGTCTCCAAGGATTTCGGAGAGAAGTGGGAGGAGATCCACAAAGCCGTCTGCCTGGCCAAGTG ggGCGCGAACGACACCATCTTCTTCACCACCTACCTGAACAACTCCTGCA AAGCTGATCTGGGGTTACTGGAGCTAAAGAAAACCTCCGACTTCGGCAAAACCTTCAAGGTCATCGGCACCAAGATTTATTCCTTCGGGCTGGGAGGACGCTTTCTTTTTGCCTCCGTCATGACAGAGAAG GGTACCACGAGGCGCATTCACGTCTCCCTCGACCAAGGCGAGACGTGGAACATGGCCCAGCTCCCCTCCGTCGGGCACGAGCAGTTTTACTCCATCCTGGCCGCTAACGACGACCTGGTGTTCATGCACGTGGATGAGCCGGGTG ACACGGGTTTTGGCACCATCTACACCTCTGACGACCGCGGCATCGTCTACTCCAAGTCCTTGGAGCGGCACCTCTACACCACCACCGGCGGGGAGACCGACTTCACCAACGTCACCTCGCTGCGGGGCATCTACATCACCAGCGTCCTCTCCGAAG ACAACTCCATCCAGTCCGTGATCACTTTTGACCGCGGTGGGGAGTGGGTGCCGCTGCGGAAGCCCAAAAACACCACCTGTGACTCTACGGCCAGGAGCAAGGAAGAG TGCAGCCTCCACATCCACGCCTCCTACAGCATCTCCCAGAAGCTGAACGTCCCCATGGCTCCCCTCTCCGAACCCAATGCTGTTGGCATCGTCATCGCCCACG GGAGCGTGGGGGGCGCCATCTCGGTGATGAGCCCCGACGTCTACATCTCGGACGACGGGGGCTACACCTGGGCGCGGATGCTGGAGGGGCCGCACCATTATGCCATCCTGGACTCGGGCGGTCTCATCGTCGCCATCGAGCACACCAGCCAGCCCGTCAATGTCATCGA GTTCTCGACAGATGAAGGGCAGTGCTGGTATAAGTACGCTTTCTCCAAGGACCCCATCTTCTTCACCGGCCTGGCGTCCGAGCCGGGGGCTCGCTCCATGAACGTCAGCATCTGGGGCTTCCGGGGGAACTTCCTCTCCCGCAAGTGGGTCTCCTACACCATCGACTTCAGCGAGCTGCTCAGCAGGACCT GCGAGGACAAGGACTACACCATCTGGCTGGCGCACTCCAGCGatcccagtgaccccagtgacGGCTGCATACTGGGCTACAAGGAGCAATACCGACGTCTCCGCAAGTCCTCTGTGTGCCAGAATGGCCGGGACTACATGGTGACCAAGCAGCCGTCCGTCTGTCCCTGCACGCTGGAGGATTTCCTCTG CGATTTTGGCTACTACCGCCCGGAGAACCAGTCCGTCTGCGTGGAGCAGCCGGAGCTGAAGGGACATGACCTGGAGTTCTGCCTCTacggcaggcaggagctgctcaaGACCAGCGG GTATCGGAAAATCCCCGGGGACAAGTGTTCGGGAGGGGAGAGCCCGAGCCGGAAGGAGACGGATATGAAGAAGAAATGCACCAGCAACTTCCTCAACCCCAGCCAGCTGGTAG CGTCCACCAGCTCCACCCCCATCATCCTGGCCGTGGTGGCCGTGCTGCTCGTCACCGCTGTGGCCGGAGTCCTCCTCATCAAGAAATACGTCTgcgggggcag gTTCCTGGTCCATCGTTACTCCGTCCTCCGGCAGCACGCCGAGGCCAACGGCGTGGAGGGGATGGATGCGCTGGACCCCGGCACCCCGGCCGGCAAGGGCGGGTACCACGATGACTCCGATGAG GACCTCCTGGAgtag
- the SORT1 gene encoding sortilin isoform X2: MGPRGAARLALAAAMAAVAAAVAALGPRDRVPRGGGLAAAAGGEACGSLRGVPAALGNNTHQCVFDDLSGSVSLSWVGDSTGVILVLTTFQVPLVIMSFGQSKLYRSEDYGKTFKDITSLINNTFIRTEFGMAIGPENSGKVILTGDISGSSRGGRIFRSSDFAKNFVQTDLPFHPLVQITYHPQNSDCLLALSTENGLWVSKDFGEKWEEIHKAVCLAKWGANDTIFFTTYLNNSCTDLGLLELKKTSDFGKTFKVIGTKIYSFGLGGRFLFASVMTEKGTTRRIHVSLDQGETWNMAQLPSVGHEQFYSILAANDDLVFMHVDEPGDTGFGTIYTSDDRGIVYSKSLERHLYTTTGGETDFTNVTSLRGIYITSVLSEDNSIQSVITFDRGGEWVPLRKPKNTTCDSTARSKEECSLHIHASYSISQKLNVPMAPLSEPNAVGIVIAHGSVGGAISVMSPDVYISDDGGYTWARMLEGPHHYAILDSGGLIVAIEHTSQPVNVIEFSTDEGQCWYKYAFSKDPIFFTGLASEPGARSMNVSIWGFRGNFLSRKWVSYTIDFSELLSRTCEDKDYTIWLAHSSDPSDPSDGCILGYKEQYRRLRKSSVCQNGRDYMVTKQPSVCPCTLEDFLCDFGYYRPENQSVCVEQPELKGHDLEFCLYGRQELLKTSGYRKIPGDKCSGGESPSRKETDMKKKCTSNFLNPSQLVASTSSTPIILAVVAVLLVTAVAGVLLIKKYVCGGRFLVHRYSVLRQHAEANGVEGMDALDPGTPAGKGGYHDDSDEDLLE; encoded by the exons TGCGTCTTCGACGACCTCAGCGGCTCCGTGTCACTCTCCTGGGTGGGCGACAGCACGGGG gtCATCCTTGTCCTGACGACGTTCCAGGTGCCGCTGGTCATCATGAGCTTCGGGCAGTCCAAGCTCTACCGCAG CGAGGACTATGGGAAAACCTTCAAGGATATCACCAGCCTCATCAACAACACCTTCATCCGGACTGAGTTTGGCATGGCCATCGGCCCGGAGAACTCGGGGAAG GTCATCCTGACAGGCGACATCTCCGGCAGCAGCCGCGGCGGCAGGATCTTCCGCTCATCCGATTTTGCCAAGAACTTCGTCCAGACGGATCTGCCCTTCCATCCCCTGGTGCAGATCACCTACCACCCCCAAAACTCGGACTGCCTGCTGGCCCTCAGCACCGAG AACGGCCTCTGGGTCTCCAAGGATTTCGGAGAGAAGTGGGAGGAGATCCACAAAGCCGTCTGCCTGGCCAAGTG ggGCGCGAACGACACCATCTTCTTCACCACCTACCTGAACAACTCCTGCA CTGATCTGGGGTTACTGGAGCTAAAGAAAACCTCCGACTTCGGCAAAACCTTCAAGGTCATCGGCACCAAGATTTATTCCTTCGGGCTGGGAGGACGCTTTCTTTTTGCCTCCGTCATGACAGAGAAG GGTACCACGAGGCGCATTCACGTCTCCCTCGACCAAGGCGAGACGTGGAACATGGCCCAGCTCCCCTCCGTCGGGCACGAGCAGTTTTACTCCATCCTGGCCGCTAACGACGACCTGGTGTTCATGCACGTGGATGAGCCGGGTG ACACGGGTTTTGGCACCATCTACACCTCTGACGACCGCGGCATCGTCTACTCCAAGTCCTTGGAGCGGCACCTCTACACCACCACCGGCGGGGAGACCGACTTCACCAACGTCACCTCGCTGCGGGGCATCTACATCACCAGCGTCCTCTCCGAAG ACAACTCCATCCAGTCCGTGATCACTTTTGACCGCGGTGGGGAGTGGGTGCCGCTGCGGAAGCCCAAAAACACCACCTGTGACTCTACGGCCAGGAGCAAGGAAGAG TGCAGCCTCCACATCCACGCCTCCTACAGCATCTCCCAGAAGCTGAACGTCCCCATGGCTCCCCTCTCCGAACCCAATGCTGTTGGCATCGTCATCGCCCACG GGAGCGTGGGGGGCGCCATCTCGGTGATGAGCCCCGACGTCTACATCTCGGACGACGGGGGCTACACCTGGGCGCGGATGCTGGAGGGGCCGCACCATTATGCCATCCTGGACTCGGGCGGTCTCATCGTCGCCATCGAGCACACCAGCCAGCCCGTCAATGTCATCGA GTTCTCGACAGATGAAGGGCAGTGCTGGTATAAGTACGCTTTCTCCAAGGACCCCATCTTCTTCACCGGCCTGGCGTCCGAGCCGGGGGCTCGCTCCATGAACGTCAGCATCTGGGGCTTCCGGGGGAACTTCCTCTCCCGCAAGTGGGTCTCCTACACCATCGACTTCAGCGAGCTGCTCAGCAGGACCT GCGAGGACAAGGACTACACCATCTGGCTGGCGCACTCCAGCGatcccagtgaccccagtgacGGCTGCATACTGGGCTACAAGGAGCAATACCGACGTCTCCGCAAGTCCTCTGTGTGCCAGAATGGCCGGGACTACATGGTGACCAAGCAGCCGTCCGTCTGTCCCTGCACGCTGGAGGATTTCCTCTG CGATTTTGGCTACTACCGCCCGGAGAACCAGTCCGTCTGCGTGGAGCAGCCGGAGCTGAAGGGACATGACCTGGAGTTCTGCCTCTacggcaggcaggagctgctcaaGACCAGCGG GTATCGGAAAATCCCCGGGGACAAGTGTTCGGGAGGGGAGAGCCCGAGCCGGAAGGAGACGGATATGAAGAAGAAATGCACCAGCAACTTCCTCAACCCCAGCCAGCTGGTAG CGTCCACCAGCTCCACCCCCATCATCCTGGCCGTGGTGGCCGTGCTGCTCGTCACCGCTGTGGCCGGAGTCCTCCTCATCAAGAAATACGTCTgcgggggcag gTTCCTGGTCCATCGTTACTCCGTCCTCCGGCAGCACGCCGAGGCCAACGGCGTGGAGGGGATGGATGCGCTGGACCCCGGCACCCCGGCCGGCAAGGGCGGGTACCACGATGACTCCGATGAG GACCTCCTGGAgtag